The following are from one region of the Stigmatella ashevillena genome:
- a CDS encoding chloride channel protein, giving the protein MSPRESLRALAQWGVLGALVGAVCGVASAVFLFLLDEATALRERMPLLVYALPVAGLAVGALYARWGSSIRGGNNLVLDTVHETDRQIPLRMAPLVLLGTVLTHLFGGSAGREGTAVQMGGSLADAIAHRFRVSADTRRELLAAGIAGGFGSVFGTPIAGAVFSLEVLVVGRLGYEALLPALVAAVVGDLTTRGLGIVHTAYPAPGVLPLTGGVLAKWVVFALAVAAVAVVFVEGTHRLKKLLEGRLPALPLRMAVGGLAVVGLWKLVGTDMYLGLGVPTLVRAFVDPALPEAAFAWKLLFTAVTLGAGFLGGEVTPLFFIGAALGNVLARVLGLPLDLGAAVGMAALFAAAANTPLALTIMAVELVGASVLPHVAIVATLAYLLTGHRGIYPAQRIARLKYGGPLLGKLVPLRELPGESPGSAFARKSSDSAGNPQGKR; this is encoded by the coding sequence ATGAGCCCACGTGAAAGTCTCCGTGCTCTGGCACAGTGGGGAGTGCTGGGAGCCCTGGTGGGAGCCGTCTGCGGCGTGGCCTCCGCGGTGTTTCTCTTCCTGCTCGACGAAGCCACGGCCCTGCGGGAGCGAATGCCGCTCCTCGTCTATGCGCTGCCGGTGGCCGGGCTCGCGGTGGGCGCGCTCTACGCGAGGTGGGGCTCGTCCATTCGGGGGGGGAACAATCTCGTCCTGGACACAGTGCACGAGACGGACCGGCAGATTCCGCTGCGCATGGCCCCCCTGGTGCTGCTGGGCACCGTGCTCACGCACCTGTTTGGCGGCAGCGCGGGACGGGAGGGCACCGCGGTCCAGATGGGAGGCAGTCTGGCGGATGCCATCGCGCACCGCTTCCGCGTCTCCGCGGACACACGGCGCGAGCTGCTCGCCGCGGGCATCGCCGGTGGCTTTGGTTCGGTGTTTGGCACCCCCATCGCAGGCGCCGTGTTCAGCCTGGAGGTGCTCGTCGTGGGTCGCCTGGGCTACGAGGCCCTGCTGCCGGCGCTCGTGGCCGCGGTGGTGGGCGATCTGACAACCCGGGGGTTGGGCATCGTGCACACCGCCTACCCGGCGCCCGGCGTTCTGCCCCTGACAGGAGGCGTGCTGGCAAAATGGGTGGTGTTCGCCCTCGCCGTGGCGGCAGTGGCGGTTGTCTTCGTGGAGGGGACGCACCGGCTGAAGAAGCTGCTGGAGGGGCGCCTCCCCGCGTTGCCACTGCGCATGGCGGTGGGAGGGCTCGCGGTGGTGGGGCTGTGGAAACTGGTGGGGACGGACATGTACCTGGGCTTGGGCGTGCCGACGCTGGTGCGCGCCTTCGTGGACCCGGCACTTCCCGAGGCTGCCTTCGCGTGGAAACTGCTCTTCACGGCGGTGACACTGGGAGCGGGCTTCCTGGGCGGAGAGGTGACGCCCTTGTTCTTCATCGGCGCGGCACTCGGCAACGTGCTGGCGCGGGTGCTGGGGCTACCGCTGGACCTGGGAGCAGCGGTGGGCATGGCAGCCCTCTTCGCCGCCGCGGCCAACACGCCCCTGGCGCTGACCATCATGGCCGTGGAGCTGGTGGGCGCCAGCGTGCTGCCCCACGTGGCCATCGTCGCCACCCTGGCCTACCTGCTCACGGGCCACCGTGGCATCTACCCCGCGCAGCGCATCGCCCGGCTCAAGTACGGGGGGCCCCTGCTGGGAAAGCTTGTCCCCCTGCGGGAGCTGCCGGGCGAATCACCGGGGAGCGCCTTCGCTCGTAAAAGCTCTGACTCGGCAGGAAATCCGCAAGGGAAACGGTGA
- a CDS encoding family 43 glycosylhydrolase produces the protein MTKRMMLLGICVLPLAAMASVTVSGPSVAATSVTINNGPVWYDTTGGTIQAHGGSVIKVGATYYWIGEDKIHNAASFKNVVCYSSPDLKNWKWISYPLKPSSHAELASSKIERPKVIYNATTGKYVMWMHYENAADYSLGRVAVASSTSVCGSYTYHGSFRPLGYESRDMTVFKDDDGSAYLMSASNSGTGTNGSLASFKLTSDYLNVSTFLGWVAENGHREAPAIAKQGGRYFLITSGASGWYPNQAKYLTATSMNGPWSAAQNLGNTSTFYSQSAFILPVQGTAATTYLYMGDRWNSSLLGDSRYIWLPLTLNGANGTASLEWRSSWSLDAETGTVSSPSLVNHALGKPATASSTASGFAASRANDGNYQAEWKASGVTWPSWWQVDLGAARSIQEVNVSWFLYNGSEAYYQYRIEYSSNGTSWVTIDRTSNKTYGFTTDAVNFSARYVRIVLVNAVLWNNPNNWYTPILYEVQLLGT, from the coding sequence ATGACGAAGCGAATGATGCTGCTTGGAATCTGCGTTCTGCCTCTGGCGGCCATGGCCTCCGTCACCGTGTCGGGCCCCAGCGTTGCCGCCACGAGCGTGACGATCAACAACGGACCGGTCTGGTACGACACGACGGGTGGAACGATTCAGGCCCACGGAGGTTCCGTCATCAAGGTGGGCGCCACGTACTATTGGATTGGCGAAGACAAGATCCACAACGCGGCGTCGTTCAAGAATGTCGTGTGTTACTCCTCGCCCGATTTGAAGAACTGGAAGTGGATCAGCTATCCGCTGAAGCCGAGTTCTCATGCGGAGCTGGCGAGCAGCAAGATCGAGCGGCCCAAGGTCATCTACAACGCGACGACCGGCAAGTACGTCATGTGGATGCATTACGAGAACGCCGCGGACTACTCCCTGGGCCGCGTTGCCGTCGCCTCCAGCACCTCGGTCTGCGGCAGCTACACGTACCACGGCAGCTTCCGGCCGCTCGGCTACGAGTCCAGGGACATGACGGTGTTCAAGGATGACGACGGCAGCGCCTACCTGATGTCCGCTTCGAACTCCGGGACGGGAACGAACGGCTCCCTCGCCTCTTTCAAGCTGACGAGCGACTACTTGAACGTCTCGACGTTCCTGGGCTGGGTGGCCGAGAATGGGCACCGCGAGGCCCCCGCGATCGCCAAGCAGGGCGGACGGTATTTCCTGATTACCTCGGGGGCCTCTGGCTGGTACCCGAACCAGGCGAAATATCTGACGGCGACCTCGATGAACGGACCGTGGTCGGCCGCACAGAACCTGGGCAACACCTCGACGTTCTATTCGCAGTCCGCCTTCATCCTGCCCGTGCAGGGCACGGCCGCGACGACCTACCTCTATATGGGCGACCGCTGGAACTCGAGCTTGCTCGGAGACTCCCGCTACATCTGGTTGCCGCTGACCCTGAACGGCGCGAACGGAACCGCTTCCCTGGAGTGGCGCAGCAGTTGGAGCCTCGATGCCGAGACCGGGACTGTGTCGTCTCCGAGCCTCGTCAACCATGCGCTGGGTAAACCGGCGACGGCCAGCTCCACGGCTTCCGGTTTTGCCGCGAGCCGGGCGAACGACGGGAACTATCAGGCCGAGTGGAAGGCGTCCGGCGTCACCTGGCCCTCGTGGTGGCAGGTGGATCTCGGCGCGGCCCGCAGCATCCAGGAGGTCAATGTCTCGTGGTTTTTGTACAACGGCTCGGAGGCCTATTACCAATACCGGATCGAATACAGCTCGAACGGCACGAGCTGGGTGACGATCGACCGGACCTCGAACAAGACGTATGGGTTCACGACGGATGCGGTGAACTTCAGTGCCCGCTATGTCCGCATCGTGCTCGTCAACGCGGTGCTGTGGAACAATCCGAACAACTGGTACACGCCCATCCTCTATGAGGTTCAATTGCTCGGAACCTGA
- a CDS encoding penicillin acylase family protein, producing MNRLRLLPLVTLVALVSCSDDAQINLPPSSRYEAELRYTQYGIPHILAKDLGSAGFGQGYALARDRACALADQIIKIRGERARYLGPGPGDIHLTTDFAFRVLDLLGRAQDSLTRLPAEEKELNEGYAAGFNAFLSEPDAASLPCAGQPWLTPISPVDLLAWQRHFAVAFSSVQLVGAIAAAQPPSGPGVQWLPHQAPLAVSPPESLGSNGWALGTERSAGGRGMLLANPHFPWEGEFRLWESHLTVPGQLDIYGATLMGAPVILIGFNPQVAWTHTVSESARFTAYALKTVPGKPTAYLYDGQERAMTARAITLQVRQPDGSLQDVTRTYYSSHYGPIISLPGIGWTENLALTYRDANLDNEAILTQYLAMAQARSMAEFQQAVDTAQGIPWVHTMATDAEGSVWYADAAATPNLGLPTLQAWQQEVARPGSLQSALIRSSIVLLDGSTSRDEWQVAPGSRSPGLLPTASMPRLARRDLVFNANDNHWLIHPTVTLEGFSPLHGGERTARSLRTRMNAVTLSEVREGGASGADGLFTLEEVQEAVLSNRGLSAELLREAVVQRCQAHPSGTAEGVAVDLTQACAALAAWDGRFDLESVGPPLWREFLDTFGLDVLTQAGTLFATPFSAAAPVTTPNTLTPAPTSGPDPVLDRLAAAVLMLRKAGIEVNTPLGQVQYALRAGQRVPLHGGLGQEGVANVVSYSNALNSSLEPPTPRATVLNGRSGLTSQGYVINNGTSFLMAMEFVEGGGVRARALLTLGQQGDSTSPRFRDQLPLFSNKQWRDVAFTEEEILRAPEYRTLPLRHD from the coding sequence ATGAACCGCTTGCGCCTGCTGCCGCTTGTCACCCTCGTGGCCCTCGTCAGCTGCTCCGACGATGCCCAGATCAACCTTCCGCCGTCCTCGCGCTATGAGGCCGAGCTGCGCTACACGCAGTACGGAATCCCCCACATCCTGGCCAAGGATCTGGGCAGCGCGGGCTTCGGTCAGGGCTATGCCCTGGCGCGTGACCGTGCCTGCGCCCTGGCCGACCAGATCATCAAGATTCGCGGCGAGCGCGCGCGCTACTTGGGCCCGGGCCCCGGCGACATCCACCTCACCACGGACTTCGCCTTCCGGGTGTTGGATCTGCTCGGCCGAGCCCAGGACTCACTCACCCGCCTGCCCGCGGAGGAGAAGGAGCTGAACGAGGGCTACGCGGCCGGATTCAACGCCTTCCTGAGCGAGCCGGACGCGGCGAGCCTGCCCTGCGCCGGCCAGCCTTGGTTGACCCCCATCTCCCCCGTGGACCTGCTGGCCTGGCAGCGCCACTTCGCCGTGGCCTTCAGCAGCGTGCAGTTGGTGGGGGCCATCGCCGCGGCCCAGCCTCCCAGCGGTCCGGGCGTGCAATGGTTGCCCCATCAAGCCCCCCTGGCCGTGTCCCCTCCCGAGAGCCTCGGCAGCAACGGCTGGGCCTTGGGCACGGAGCGCTCCGCGGGCGGACGCGGCATGCTGCTGGCCAACCCCCACTTCCCCTGGGAGGGGGAGTTCCGCCTCTGGGAGAGTCACCTCACCGTCCCAGGCCAGTTGGATATCTACGGTGCCACCCTGATGGGCGCCCCCGTCATCCTCATCGGCTTCAACCCCCAGGTGGCGTGGACGCACACCGTGTCCGAAAGCGCCCGCTTCACGGCCTACGCCCTGAAAACCGTGCCCGGAAAGCCCACCGCCTACCTCTACGACGGACAGGAGCGGGCGATGACCGCGCGAGCCATCACCCTCCAGGTGCGCCAACCGGACGGCTCGCTGCAGGACGTCACTCGGACCTACTACAGCAGCCACTACGGCCCCATCATCTCCCTGCCTGGCATTGGCTGGACCGAGAACCTGGCCCTCACCTACCGGGATGCCAACCTCGACAACGAGGCCATCCTCACCCAGTACTTGGCCATGGCGCAGGCCCGCAGCATGGCGGAGTTCCAGCAGGCCGTCGACACCGCGCAGGGCATTCCTTGGGTGCACACGATGGCCACCGATGCCGAAGGCTCGGTCTGGTACGCGGACGCAGCGGCCACGCCCAACCTGGGCCTGCCCACCCTCCAGGCCTGGCAGCAAGAAGTGGCCCGCCCCGGCTCGCTCCAGTCCGCGTTGATCCGCTCGAGCATCGTGTTGTTGGATGGCAGCACGTCACGTGATGAGTGGCAGGTGGCGCCGGGCTCCCGCAGCCCCGGCCTGCTGCCCACCGCGAGCATGCCCCGGTTGGCGCGCAGGGATCTCGTCTTCAACGCCAATGACAACCACTGGCTCATCCACCCCACCGTCACCCTCGAGGGCTTCTCCCCGCTGCACGGCGGAGAACGGACCGCGCGCTCGCTGCGCACGCGCATGAACGCGGTGACGCTGTCCGAGGTGCGCGAAGGCGGCGCCTCGGGCGCGGATGGCCTCTTCACCCTGGAGGAGGTGCAGGAGGCCGTCCTCAGCAACCGAGGCCTCTCGGCTGAGCTGCTGCGCGAGGCGGTGGTGCAGCGCTGCCAGGCGCACCCGAGCGGCACCGCCGAAGGGGTGGCCGTGGATCTCACCCAGGCCTGCGCGGCCTTGGCCGCATGGGATGGACGCTTCGACCTGGAGTCCGTGGGTCCTCCGCTCTGGCGCGAGTTCCTCGACACCTTCGGTCTGGACGTGCTGACCCAGGCGGGCACACTCTTCGCCACGCCCTTCTCCGCGGCGGCTCCGGTGACGACCCCCAACACCTTGACGCCCGCGCCCACCAGCGGTCCGGATCCGGTGCTCGACCGGCTCGCCGCCGCGGTTCTGATGCTGCGGAAAGCCGGCATCGAGGTGAACACACCGCTGGGACAGGTCCAGTACGCCCTCCGCGCGGGGCAGCGAGTTCCGCTGCACGGCGGCCTGGGACAGGAAGGCGTGGCCAATGTCGTCAGCTACAGCAACGCCCTCAACAGCTCGCTCGAGCCGCCCACGCCGCGCGCCACCGTGCTCAACGGCCGCTCGGGCCTGACGAGCCAGGGGTATGTCATCAACAACGGCACCAGCTTCCTCATGGCCATGGAGTTCGTGGAGGGAGGCGGAGTTCGCGCCCGGGCCCTGCTCACGCTCGGGCAGCAGGGCGACAGCACCTCCCCCCGCTTCCGGGATCAGCTCCCCCTCTTCTCCAACAAGCAGTGGCGGGACGTGGCCTTCACCGAGGAGGAGATCCTCCGCGCGCCGGAGTACCGCACCCTCCCGCTCCGCCACGACTGA
- a CDS encoding CapA family protein translates to MFLSVLLLAPLVYAAPPAPARVELVFGGDVISHGDVQRTAADHARRAGPQQKGVPMPSLNHDGWDQLFGPIADVLRTADVAVVNLETPITDNKKAVTRQLLFNAPSALAQALAAAGVGLVSTGNNHARDQHLTGMVETLRHLDAAGIRHVGTGASREEAWEPVVMEVRGVRLGFVSFTRLINGFSNPVQPTLPHVALVPYERLGRLSGVEALLERVRRAASQCDVLMVLVHWGAEYHEQPLPEDAALARALIDAGAGAVVGHHPHVLQPLEAYTTKEGRRGLIAYSLGNLVANQGRFYAHAPRGSGKAGNTRDSMLLRVSWLRREPGGPVQLEEVAAMPVWIENNARTRKRKQRRFIQPVLIDREVAALEERLAALNAPLPLEKEAAKTRKGLEQRLALMKSRREIILKRVPEGFGVASPELRWRNPPGAERVAAQSSP, encoded by the coding sequence GTGTTCTTGTCCGTCCTTCTGTTGGCCCCCCTGGTGTACGCCGCGCCTCCGGCACCCGCGCGGGTCGAGCTCGTCTTTGGCGGGGATGTGATTTCCCATGGAGACGTCCAGCGGACGGCGGCGGATCATGCGCGGAGGGCAGGGCCCCAGCAGAAGGGCGTGCCCATGCCTTCGCTCAACCATGACGGGTGGGATCAGCTCTTCGGGCCCATCGCCGATGTCCTGCGCACCGCGGACGTGGCGGTGGTGAACCTGGAGACGCCCATCACGGACAACAAGAAGGCGGTGACGAGGCAGCTCCTCTTCAATGCGCCGTCGGCGCTGGCCCAGGCGCTCGCCGCGGCGGGGGTGGGGCTCGTCTCCACGGGCAACAACCACGCTCGGGATCAGCACCTGACGGGCATGGTGGAGACCCTCCGGCATTTGGACGCAGCGGGGATCCGGCACGTGGGAACGGGGGCGTCGCGCGAGGAGGCTTGGGAGCCCGTGGTGATGGAGGTCCGGGGCGTGCGGCTGGGGTTTGTGTCCTTCACCCGGCTGATCAATGGCTTCTCCAACCCGGTGCAGCCCACGCTTCCTCACGTGGCCTTGGTTCCCTACGAGCGGCTCGGGCGCCTGTCCGGTGTGGAGGCACTCCTGGAGCGGGTGCGCCGGGCGGCGAGCCAGTGTGATGTGCTCATGGTGCTGGTGCACTGGGGGGCCGAGTACCATGAGCAGCCCCTTCCAGAGGATGCGGCGTTGGCCCGGGCGCTCATCGATGCGGGGGCCGGGGCGGTGGTGGGGCACCACCCGCATGTGCTGCAACCGCTGGAGGCGTACACCACGAAGGAGGGGCGGCGGGGCCTCATCGCCTACTCCCTGGGCAATCTGGTGGCGAACCAGGGCCGGTTCTATGCGCATGCGCCGCGCGGTTCTGGCAAGGCGGGAAACACCCGGGACTCGATGCTGCTGCGGGTCTCCTGGCTTCGGCGCGAGCCCGGTGGGCCGGTCCAGTTGGAGGAAGTGGCGGCAATGCCGGTGTGGATCGAAAACAACGCGCGCACGCGCAAGCGCAAGCAGCGCCGCTTCATTCAGCCGGTCCTCATCGACCGCGAGGTGGCGGCCCTGGAAGAGCGGCTGGCGGCGTTGAATGCGCCGCTGCCCCTGGAGAAGGAAGCGGCAAAGACGCGCAAGGGGCTGGAACAGCGGCTGGCGCTGATGAAATCCCGGCGGGAGATCATCCTGAAGCGGGTGCCCGAAGGTTTCGGGGTGGCCTCTCCTGAACTGCGCTGGCGGAACCCACCCGGGGCTGAGCGAGTCGCCGCGCAATCCAGCCCTTGA
- a CDS encoding NACHT domain-containing protein, with translation MAKTKARLNPFSDGWQTWVTESESVYVVDGEGRRTHAPGAWLAPGNQISELIQTDRMGRAWVITQSPHQAGTKAKTHLVLVEALRGRVEGHTVLQADRITCLREQSSDSPFDVYPNAVLPQDSDTHPSLWVVFSHSGSDMLGLADPEGGLKPVVSLDKLGIPSGTDATSWQVVPLRGDQRAWLKTSTSLFFIDAQAAVPVRGPLLEAEELLRVVPSSTGTHAWVMARPSPQPDARRARRLYSVNAMAGPGAKPIPLLNGEAVRQIVPEPDGSRLWVTGATRPETGGSGGLYLIDPQGRQLLPKGPLFLKLGVLVTVPRPGHVWVLTREGDTYLLDGTGRLIAGSKGLLPLSESGEGSFDSLITFPIGSSDGLLVWTSRALHLQPAEGSIRMIPLTKRPGIRKLMVETNGQRAWFQSETDGNLYFTFLSKDRYLETHLVSRATDLNDVFPAPNGENGWIQTSSASFAYVHRSIVGAALALEGGTLKIEKGRNASLQGTLNVRAPLRADEAGGLTLNWPGLAHAAGTGGLLQVTLWDPHTPQSPAASVTRSFEPGAPSPRLNWYVTGPSLRERTYDIVFKYQDDFGTETRLTVRNVPFHAPFREQVWFRTAVACLVATLFLILPMVFLPPQRLTRRWGPFVSWLVNIIGGSGLALAGMARDLRIHLPVFVGVFFAEMILCLAVGAFSPAMFRLLAPTKPFQWLVPLALNLPATRRRVFGDYVAHVRRKLETWRSQANDERFVSMPVSLREGGVNPSMPGGPEPAHASSPHHLFSQPEEQICRFLIQPLGAQSGNVLIESPGGRGKSALLREVVRRMLLAFEENPSRPLPVLCDPRATSLEAAAYRALEATPLTSELHEMLLHGGDCVLVMDGLTESSLTPEALQAFIDSRHGASVRLLLTSRPHLGFRHAIEHSAGWLHVEPNRMDEQTLDRFISAYAPGSTGTRSQNILRACRGADGTYLPILVRLALLFGGDPGVRGIAELYEAAFRGLLRQQGAVTSEEDSQLLAWSSQLCLRTYWVNGIRSLRYRNAPEQEPMQRLLRAGVLVPNDTAPRPGQVPSEVRFFHDSMQSYLTACGLFAQEHAAPTWDILWRAAGAPLFASAQPEAGSELFQMCLQVFGPREKLRKELQRQLLEWAHLYDDVLTKRHVSNAVPEPMQARLRSKLAAHAELSSGSVLRIATELSSEDLHSLGTLYMNMAHLLWPLRQEAPSGSLHQPGLG, from the coding sequence GTGGCGAAGACCAAGGCGCGTCTCAACCCCTTCAGCGACGGGTGGCAGACCTGGGTAACGGAATCAGAGAGCGTCTATGTCGTCGATGGAGAAGGAAGACGCACCCACGCACCGGGGGCCTGGCTCGCACCTGGAAACCAGATCTCGGAGCTGATCCAAACCGATCGCATGGGCCGAGCCTGGGTTATCACCCAATCTCCCCATCAGGCGGGGACGAAAGCGAAAACCCATCTCGTGCTCGTGGAAGCCCTTCGCGGACGGGTCGAAGGCCACACAGTCCTTCAGGCGGATCGGATCACCTGTCTGAGAGAGCAGTCTTCCGATTCGCCCTTCGACGTGTACCCCAATGCGGTCTTGCCACAGGACTCGGACACCCATCCTTCCCTCTGGGTCGTCTTCAGCCATTCGGGCTCGGATATGCTGGGCCTCGCCGATCCCGAAGGAGGTCTCAAGCCTGTCGTCTCCCTCGACAAGCTGGGAATCCCCAGCGGCACGGATGCAACGTCCTGGCAGGTCGTCCCGCTGAGAGGTGACCAGAGGGCCTGGCTCAAGACGAGCACCTCCCTCTTCTTCATCGATGCCCAGGCAGCGGTTCCTGTCAGGGGGCCGTTGCTGGAAGCAGAGGAACTGCTGAGGGTCGTGCCAAGCTCGACCGGAACACATGCCTGGGTGATGGCCAGGCCTTCCCCCCAACCGGATGCCCGGAGAGCCAGGCGGCTCTATTCCGTCAACGCCATGGCCGGGCCAGGAGCCAAACCCATTCCTCTGCTGAATGGGGAGGCGGTTCGCCAGATCGTCCCGGAGCCTGATGGGTCGCGCTTGTGGGTGACGGGGGCCACCCGCCCCGAGACAGGCGGGTCTGGAGGGCTCTACCTCATCGATCCCCAGGGACGGCAACTGCTTCCGAAGGGGCCTCTCTTCCTCAAACTGGGGGTGCTCGTCACGGTGCCCCGCCCTGGCCATGTATGGGTATTGACCCGTGAGGGAGACACATACCTGTTGGATGGCACAGGAAGGCTCATCGCTGGAAGCAAAGGCCTCCTGCCTCTGTCCGAATCCGGAGAGGGAAGCTTCGACTCACTCATCACTTTTCCTATCGGATCCAGCGACGGGCTCCTTGTCTGGACAAGCCGCGCTCTTCATTTGCAGCCAGCAGAGGGCTCGATCCGGATGATTCCGCTCACGAAAAGGCCGGGAATCCGCAAGCTCATGGTGGAGACGAACGGCCAGAGGGCTTGGTTTCAATCCGAAACAGATGGCAACCTTTACTTCACCTTCCTGAGCAAGGACCGATACCTGGAGACACACCTGGTATCGAGAGCCACGGACCTCAATGACGTCTTTCCCGCACCGAATGGAGAGAACGGTTGGATTCAGACCAGCTCCGCCAGCTTTGCCTATGTCCACCGGTCCATCGTGGGCGCGGCCCTGGCACTCGAGGGGGGCACCTTGAAAATCGAAAAGGGGCGGAATGCCTCGCTTCAAGGAACGCTCAACGTCCGGGCCCCGCTCCGCGCGGATGAAGCAGGGGGCCTCACCTTGAACTGGCCGGGACTGGCCCACGCGGCCGGGACCGGCGGGCTCCTGCAAGTCACCCTCTGGGATCCCCATACCCCCCAGAGCCCGGCGGCCTCGGTCACCCGGAGCTTTGAACCCGGCGCACCGAGCCCCCGGCTCAACTGGTATGTCACCGGCCCTTCGCTCCGGGAGCGAACCTACGACATCGTCTTCAAGTACCAGGACGACTTCGGGACCGAAACGCGGCTGACCGTCCGGAACGTTCCTTTCCATGCGCCATTCCGGGAGCAGGTCTGGTTCCGGACGGCGGTGGCCTGTCTTGTAGCGACCCTGTTCCTCATCCTCCCCATGGTGTTCCTGCCCCCTCAGCGCCTGACGAGGCGCTGGGGTCCCTTCGTGAGCTGGCTGGTGAATATCATCGGGGGCAGCGGGCTCGCCCTGGCCGGCATGGCGCGTGACTTGAGGATCCACCTCCCCGTCTTCGTGGGCGTGTTCTTCGCCGAGATGATCCTCTGTCTGGCCGTGGGCGCCTTCTCCCCAGCGATGTTCCGCCTCCTGGCGCCGACCAAGCCGTTCCAGTGGCTGGTGCCCCTGGCGCTCAACCTGCCCGCCACCCGCCGCCGTGTCTTCGGCGACTATGTCGCGCATGTCCGGCGGAAGCTGGAGACGTGGCGCAGCCAAGCGAATGACGAGCGGTTCGTCTCCATGCCGGTGAGCCTCCGCGAGGGGGGAGTGAATCCCAGCATGCCCGGCGGGCCAGAACCGGCCCACGCCTCCTCCCCCCATCACCTCTTTTCGCAGCCAGAGGAGCAGATCTGCCGCTTCCTCATCCAACCTCTTGGAGCGCAGAGTGGGAACGTCCTCATCGAATCTCCCGGCGGGCGGGGCAAGAGCGCTCTCCTGCGAGAGGTCGTGCGACGGATGCTCCTCGCGTTCGAGGAGAACCCTTCGAGGCCCCTCCCCGTGCTCTGTGATCCCCGGGCCACGAGCCTGGAGGCGGCCGCATACCGGGCACTGGAGGCGACGCCACTCACGAGCGAACTCCACGAGATGCTGTTGCACGGGGGAGACTGCGTTCTGGTCATGGATGGGCTCACGGAGTCCTCGCTCACTCCGGAGGCCCTCCAGGCATTCATCGACTCCAGGCATGGGGCCTCCGTGAGGCTGCTGCTCACATCCCGGCCGCACCTGGGGTTCCGGCACGCCATCGAGCACTCCGCGGGCTGGCTGCACGTGGAGCCCAATCGCATGGATGAGCAGACGCTCGACCGGTTCATCTCAGCCTATGCGCCTGGGAGCACCGGCACGCGGAGCCAGAACATCCTGCGGGCCTGCCGGGGGGCCGACGGCACCTACCTGCCCATCCTGGTGCGGTTGGCCCTCTTGTTCGGCGGAGACCCGGGGGTCCGCGGCATCGCCGAACTCTATGAAGCGGCTTTCCGGGGCCTGCTCCGGCAACAGGGCGCGGTCACGAGCGAGGAGGACTCACAATTGCTGGCGTGGAGCAGCCAGCTCTGCCTCCGAACCTACTGGGTCAATGGCATCCGCTCCCTCCGCTACCGGAACGCGCCAGAGCAGGAGCCCATGCAGAGGCTCCTGAGGGCCGGGGTGCTCGTCCCCAATGACACGGCTCCCAGACCGGGACAGGTTCCTTCTGAGGTCCGCTTCTTCCACGACTCGATGCAGAGCTACCTCACCGCCTGCGGGCTCTTCGCGCAGGAGCACGCAGCTCCGACGTGGGACATCCTCTGGAGGGCCGCGGGCGCTCCCCTCTTCGCCAGCGCCCAGCCCGAAGCCGGCTCGGAGCTGTTTCAAATGTGCCTGCAGGTCTTCGGCCCAAGAGAGAAGCTCCGGAAGGAACTCCAGCGGCAGCTCCTGGAATGGGCTCATCTGTACGATGACGTGCTCACCAAGCGGCACGTCTCCAACGCGGTTCCCGAACCCATGCAAGCACGCCTCCGGTCCAAGCTCGCCGCCCATGCCGAACTCTCTTCTGGAAGTGTCCTGCGCATCGCCACCGAGTTGAGTTCCGAGGATCTGCACAGCCTGGGCACGCTCTACATGAACATGGCCCACCTGCTCTGGCCACTGCGGCAGGAGGCGCCATCCGGGAGCCTGCATCAACCCGGCCTCGGATGA